The nucleotide sequence TTGTGTGGATGGTGAATTAAAGTGGATtctcaaaaatttattttttctgataTTTAGAATTGTCATATTAGGAATAAATACTGttcaataaaatatgaaatgtattgatgtttatttttgttatatttttatatttagcaACTGGAACAAGTGATCAATAGTCAATACAGAAATGGTACActgagaaatacaaagaaaatatttcctaGGATCCTGGTTTTGTAAAACACTAGTTTTCCTTTTCTACAAGTGATGCTTATGAACACTGATCTAGGGCTTTAGGACCAGGCTGAAGATGAACCTATACAATTTTCAATTTTGTAATCTTAGATTTATGTAGTTATCAGACTCAAAAATTTCATTATGAAAATAGGAAAAGACAATCTATCATGTATTACTTCTTAGAACTTAGAATACATTGTGTTTTTGTACATTTATACAGAATATATTGATCAGATCCATCCATCACtatgtctctctagctcctttTAATGCCTTttcccctgtctttctccaaAGTATGTATCTATCCATATGTACATGAGTGTGCAACCATCCACTGTACACATTTTGAGCTTTGATTTTGCTTGGGATACAATGTGTATGTATCTATCAATGTATTTTAGAGTGAACATTCATGTGcaactgtatgtgtgtttgtgtgagtgatACAATGCACTTTTATAATTGTCAGTTtaacaatatatggaaatctgtgTCATTATTAACTCTATTAGTATAAGTTTAAAagagagatagatgataaatgaatGATAGAGCTACAGAAGATCTTTTGATacttaaaatatttgaacaaaatttCCAGGTTGAGAGAGTTGTTCCTTTATTACTTATCTCTTTCaatctgtctttcttttcagCTGTAGGTAATACAGACTTGTCTCTAACTCTAGATCTCACTTTTaatgatattatttttaaagccaaTGTATTGTGTAACTAAAActatgtaaaacattttaaataatcaGATTTAAATATTCTTATGTAATTTTGAGTCTTTGGTTGTTTGATATTCAAATTGCATTTCTCTCACAACCTATTTGTAGCAATACAAACatcataacatatatatatatatatatatattcattgcaCAATATCATGATGCTATATAAACTGCACAATGAAAAGATAAATCTTCAGGATAGTATCAGTTCACCATTATTCAGTTGGCCAAAAGTTCTGTATTTATGCCTGGTTAATGACTAcatcttctgtaaagaaaaataaaatgttctcaggAAAATACTGGTTTCCCAAATTCTCAAGGCATATTTATCTCTAAAAAGGAAATATCAACTAATACATAGTTTATTAGTTTTGATCAATAAATATACATGAGGCAATTatgatataattaatatatgtatTATTCCTCTTTGCTATCAATCTTTATTCAGTCCCTTGTAAAATATATCCATGAAGACCTCAATACCTTCagcaaattgttttctttgttaagaaaacaaataatctttTTCAGGGAAATGAGGAATAAACCCAGAGCAATTACGTCTTTTATCTCACATGAGAGTCAAGCTGAAGCTCTAGAGTAAAGCTGGCAAGAAGTTGGCTTTAAGAGAAAGATGTTGACATTTATGAAATACAAAAGCAAAAGGACAGAGGTGGTAATTTATGCATGGAGAGAGATGAGAAAATACACTGTGTCTAACCATCTTTCTAGAAGGAGAATAACTATGATCTCGTCAGAAGAGATTcaaagaattgttttatttgttaatgtTGTATAGGGACTGGTGATggagacagaaaacaggacagttGTCACAGAATTCATTCTCATAGGACTGACTCAGTCACATGACATTCAGCGCTTGGTCTTTGCTCTGAGCTTAATTTTCTACATCATCATCTTGCCTGGAAATATCCTCATCATCCTCACCATAAGGTCAGACCCTGGACTCAGTGCCccactttatttcttcctgggaaatTTGGCCTTCCTGGATGCCTCCTACTCCTTCATTGTAGCTCCCAGGATGTTGGTAGacttcttttctgaggagaagataATCTCCTACAAAGCCTGCATCACTCAGCTATTTTTCTTGCACTTCCTTGGAGGTGGTGAAGGGTTACTTCTGGTCGTGATGGCTTTTGACCGCTACATTGCCATTTGCAAGCCTTTACACTATTCCACTGTCATGAGCCCTAGAGCCTGCTATGTGATGCTGTTGGCTCTCTGGTTTGGAGGTTTTGTTCACTCCATTATTCAGGTTGTCCTCATCCTTCACTTGCCCTTCTGTGGTCCAAACCATCTAGATAACTTCTTCTGTGATGTCCCACAGGTCATCAAGCTAGCCTGCACAGACACCTTTGTGATTGAGCTACTAATGGTCTTCAATAGTGGCCTGCTTACTCTCCTGTGCTTCTTAGGGCTCCTGACTTCCTATGCAGTTATCTTATGTCATGTCCACAATTCATCttctgaaggaaaaaacaaagccATATCCACGTGCACCACTCATGTTATAATTATATTTCTTATGTTTGGACCTGCAATTTTTATCTATACACGTCCATTCAAAACCTTATCAGCTGACAAAGTGGTTTCTTTCTTCCACACAGTAATATTTCCCTTGATGAATCCTGTGATTTATACCCTTCGAAACCAGGAAGTAAAAACTTCCATGAAAAAGTTAATCATTCGCCATATGATTTGTTAATTCGTTTTTAAATGAGTAATCAAGGTGATAATTTGTGTGGCACTTATTGTTGTAAAACCGATGCTGTTCTTGTGTAACTCTTTTCTCAGGTAGTACATAGCAATTTGACAGAGTTACATAGAAGGAGGGaataaactttttatattttgaagGTTGAAAAAAAGATTAACAGTTGTTGAAGTATATTGGATGAATTTGACAAGTGTAAGGACCGAAATGTATAAGACTGTAGAGTAAAAGTCTCTAAAGGGCCTTGTGCTttaagtcaacttgacacaggctagagtagTCTGAAAGGAGGGAAATGCAATTGAGGAATTCCCCATAAGGTCTGGcagtaggacattttcttaattgttgatTGATATGAGAGGTCCCAACACATTGTGCCTTTTCTTGGCCctgtggttctgggttctataaaaaaatcAGGCCAAGGGAGCCAAAAAGCAACACCCTTACATGGgatctgcatcagctcttgcctccataTTCCTGACCTGTTCGAGATCCTACTCTGACTTCATTGATTGATAGATTAAGATACGGAAATATAAGCAAAATGAACCCTCCCTGCCccaacttgcttttagtcatgatatttcatcatagcattagTACCCCAATTAGAACAGGATTTAGGCTGAAACAGTTTCACTAGCCTCTAAATGTAGTCATAACATCTTAGTGTTTTAAGCCCGAGCACAACTAATCCACAGTTCTATCCATTGTGTGATCATGACCATAAGATTCTATAGATAGACCAATTCATTATGATTTGTGAACTAATAGGTTAGAAAATATCAACAGCCAAATGGCAGATGGTTTTCTGCTGCGTTGTTGAGGTCCTCACTTGTTCTCAACATCAACtgggataaaacaaaaacaagtggttgactttttttccctcttctgactcTCAAATTGAGACATATCTTCTTTTGATCCTTTGCCTTTCTCATCATCTAGACCATGGGAAAAGTGTCTTATTTTCAGCATCCAATTGTATTACAAGATGGATCTCACTGTGGTTGTTTTTAAAACCATTTCGTTCTCTCACAGTAAGACTTGCTAATGTACTTTCATGAGTTATCCACATTATTTACCTTCAGTGTTATCATCAGTGCTCTCAATGCAATGGTGTTTTTCCAGATAATTCAGCTGATTTCTGTAGTTagtactattttttaaattaagatttattttatatatatatatatattttattttatatttttaagtgttttgtcttcatgtatgcctgtgtgctaTACTTTTGCCTATTACCCACTGAATTCAGAAGAGGTTGTTGGATTGCTTAGAATTGCAGTGAAAGTTGGTGTGAGCTACCAAGTGGGTTTTcagaatagaacccaggtcctctgcaagaagagcaaAGTCTCTTAACCACCAAGATATCACTGTGGCTCCTAGTCATCATTTTTTATCCATATCAGTACCTGCCCTGCTATTTGGACTTAGTAcagctcttgatttcactttTCATGTGGTTTAGTCTCTCCTCAGTACTTGTGAAAATATTCATCTACAGGGCCACTCACAAAAGACACTGCCTGTTTATGCTCTCCTCTTGTGTGTCTGTACAGGGAGCATTTATCATTTCTCATAGTTTGCTTTCATGCAACTTTCTTACAAGTTAATAACTATCTCTGTCTACTTCAATTACAAGAGTATACAAAAATTTTGGATGTTTTTATGGTACTTATATTGATATTACATcactttaaatgtttatttttgataAAGACTGAGATAAATGAGACTGTATAGGCTagctaaatttttaatttatatttgagATTGTATTTGAATTATAattatcccttccctttccctcctccaaaCCCTCCTGTAATCCCTTCACCACTCTCCtttaaattccattgtgtagatgtactacaatttctgtatccattctttggctgagggacatatatgttgtttccagatactggctattatgaataaagcttctatgaacatacttgagcaaatgtccttgttgtatggttgagtatctttcagatatatacccaggagtggtatagctgggtgctgagatagcactattcctttttttaatattaatttttatttaaaatattaaccacaggttatttactttgtatcccagccatagccccttccctcgtttccttctaatcccaccctccctccttcatttcttctttgtccctttccaagaccacagctaggggaggtcctcctcccctcccatctgtccctagcttatcaggtatcttcaggactggctgcaatatcctcctctgtggctaagcaaggctgttcctccctcagagccagtcattgagttcatgtcagaaatagttcctgttccccttactagggaaaccctcttggatactgagctaccataggctacatctgagcagggtttctggttatatccatgcatggtccttggttggagaatcagtctcatagaggacccctgtggcctgatatattttgtccttgtggagctcctgtcctctcctggtcatactaactcccccttttatcatatgattccctgcattctaccaaaggtttggttatgagtctcaacatcttctttgatacactgataggtaaaatctttcagatgtcctctgtggtaggctcctgttctgtttcttgttttctcctacttcccatgtccatcccatttgtctttctaagtgaggattgatcatcttaccccgggtcctctttcttgtttatcttcttcaggtgcacatatttcagtatatttattctatcttataagACTATATAattgagtataaaccatgtgtgtctttctgctcctagggtgcctcactcaggatgatcttttctagatcctaccatttgcctgcaaatttcattatttccttgtttttttattgctgaataatattccattgtgtaaatgtaccataagttctatatccattcctcagttgagggacatctgggttgtttctaggttctggatattagaaatacagctcatatgaacatggttgaggaaatgttgttgtatacttgagcatcttttggatatatgcctagaagtggtatagcttgatcttgaggtagcactattcctaattgtctgagaaagtgtcagattgatttccaaaatggttgtataagtttacattcccaccagcaatgaaggagggttcccctttctccacatcctctccaacatgttttgtcatttgagattttttttacatgaataggAAGTATTTTAATCATATAATTTCCTTCCATTACGTTCTGTGtcccctcctcatcctcctcccacTGATTGCATTCCTCTTCCCATCTAGTCTCTCTTCTttcacatctgtgtgtgtgtctgtgtgtgcatgcgagcacacatgtgtgcatgaaaAACAGTGTGCTTAATTAGGTTAGCTTACAGAATCATAGGTGAGACATGATTTATAGGAACATGAGCGACCAACCAGTGGCTATGTGACTGGAGAAAATGTCTCTCTGCTGATCCAGCGATCATTAACTGTAAATAGATCCTCTATAAACAGGCCCCGCCCCTGTCTGTGACAGAATGTTGACAGGTCCAATTTTATGCCGGGCTCGTGCAGGTAATCACAGCTGCTGAGAGTTCAGAAGTGTGACAGCCAGATCCTCCCCTTGGGCAGAACTGCACAAGGCTGGAGGAAGGGACAGAGTGCTGTGcagtcatttgagattttgatggATGTAatgtggaatctcagagtccttttgatttgtgtttcccagatgactaaggatgttgagcatttctttgtttttctgccatccaatattcatctgttgagaattctctgtttaactttataccccatttttaaattggattactttgttcattggtgtttaactttttgagttttttatatattctggatattaaccctctttCAGATGTatggttggtaaagatctttacCCAgtctaggctgtcattttgttctgttgacagtgtcctttcctttgcaaaagcttttcagtttcatgaggtcccatttattgattgttggtcttagagcctgtgctgttggtgttctgtttaggaaattatgtcctgtaccaatgagttcaaggctcttccccactttttcttctaacagatttagtgtgtctggttttatgttgaggtctttaatacacttggactttactttattgcagggtgataaatatggatctaattgcctttttctttttacaggcagacatcaagttagaccagcaccatttgttgaagatgctatatttttttcattgtattattttgccatctttgtcaaaagtcaattatccataggtgtgtggtttatttctgaatctttgatttgattccatttattttcaggcaaatggatggaactagaaaagatcatcctgagtgaagtaacccagaagcagaaagacacacatagtatatactcacttataagtggatattagtcatatagtgtaggataaatgtactaaaatctatagtcctaaagaaattaaacaacaaggaggacccaaaggaaaaggcttaatcatcattcagactggcaaacaggatagacatagtaagtaggagaagacagggaacaggataggagcctttcacagagggccactgaaagactctacccacccatgtatcaaagcagatgctgagactcatagccaaactttgggcagagtgtaggtaatcttatagaagaagggggtgATGGAAAGACCTACAGGAAACAAGAGCTAAACAAGAAGATCAACAatgccaaaaaatctgggcccaggggggcctgcagagactgatgaatcagcccaggaccatgcatggagaggacctagaccttttgctcaaatgtagcccatgggcagctcagtctccgtgaaggttccctagtaaggggagcaggtgcagtCACTAGCATAAATGTGGTTGCCTGGTCTTTGTTCATTTCTCCCTTGTGAGGtgaaagaggatacagacagtcctgatgagacctgattggctagggtcaaatagtagggaaggaggacctcccctataagtggactaagggaaggacatagaggaagaagaagaagggaaggtgggacttggaggatatgagaaagggggctacagccaggatacaaagtaactaaattgtaagtaataataataataataataataataatagtgaaaaaatttaaaaaatttgtaagtatacagaaaaatcctgttCATTATCCCTAACAATTaggaaaatttaaattaaatcaaCATTGAGATCTCAGAATGgcaaaaaataagaaacaaccaACAAATgctagaggggaagagggaaaaggaaaaccTCATTCACTGTTGGAGAGATTGCAAACATATGCTTTTACTATGGAAAAGAGtgtggaaaaatttttaaaagataaaagcctaacaatgcagccacttctgatgagaactgatagtctaagatcagaaagaaggagaggaggacctcccctatcagtggacttggggaggggcatgcatgcagaaagggggggagggtgagaccgggaggggagaagggaggggcttatggggggatacaaaagtgtaattaataaaagttaaataaaaaaaaattaaaaaaaataaaagcaaatccaCCATTTGacccagctagaccactcctaggTACATGCCCAAAAGCCTTAATGTTCTGCTTTAGTGATACTTACGCatttgttttcattgctactctCTTTACAAAagctgagaaagagaaacagcctAACCAAACATCAACATATGAATGGATAATGACAATGAGGCATGTAAACACTACATGATGCTGTTCTctatgagaaacaaataaaatcatgaactttgcaggtaaatggataaatatgaaaaggatcattttgatttaggTAATTCAGAACTAGAAAGACCAATGTTGCACATTGTCTTTCATCAGTGTCTTAGTTTCAAGTCTTCAGATATAGGCAcatattctggagtcatttcagaaACACAGAAATTCGGAAATTGAAAAAGAACCATTATCATGGTCGTGGTTTGGGAAGCGATAGAGACAGAAATATGATCTGATTTGAAAGCTGTAGAACTGAGACTCCAAGTAGGGATGAGGTGTGAGTTACGAACAGAAGGACGAAGAAAAGTAAGATCTAGGATGTCTGAAAATTTTATAAGGAATAGTACCATTACCTGCATATCTAAAAATCCTATACTACATGTAAgtctgtgtatacatatacatatatatgctttaaataaaaatttcttatcTCAGCTGACAATACTCCCTTTGAATGTcaaaaaaatatgacaaaaacCCTGGTACCACGCAGGAGACATACTTCTTTTTTATGTTGTTCCAGGCTGTCCAAGAGACTCAGAAAGCATAGACTATTGTTATTAACTGTCATTGATCCTCAGAGGTGTAAGCTGTAAGTCCCTGTTGCAGAAGACACCATAAACATCAAAAAGGATTCAGAGgcccctgagctggaactgacatGAACGCCTCCTTACTGAGGACTAGCATTCCCGGTTTCAAAAGGCTCCACACAAGCTTCCAACTGTCCTCCTTAGCTATAATGCTTATGAACCACGTTAGTGACAAGCATTGCACAGTAAGTACAGGTGAGCAGTAGTGGTGTGCGGAACACACCACTTGTAGTAACTAGCAGCTCCCTCCCTGGACTTAAGACCAGCCTGACAAGATGGAAATCATACTTGATCATGCTAACCTAACCAAAGTAATACTACCCACAACTACTGCTTTAATGAACCAGCATATTTTCTAACTATACTACAAAAGTTTGTAATTGTACCCACAGGTAAATGTAGTCCTCATCTCTCATCAAGAAAACTTTTCTTTGCAATATATGGAGATTATTACAGAAATTCAAGCCCTTCAAAGTAAAGCATTATGTAGCCCAGTCCCaacaaatacatgtaaaaaaCAACTGagagaacattgtggaagagggcaCTGAAAGATTGTAAGAGGGAGAGGGTTAAGGAGTTTGCTGTTAGATTTCATGTCTTAGTTATCTATGAAGCTACATGTGACTGTCTGCCTATACATGAGCTGGCACGGTTAGACACGGTAATATGGATGGGAGAGTCTCTGGTGCTCCAACCCCGTACCAACAGGTAACGATAACTAAGAATTGCTGCAAGTAGGATAGATAGCCTAGCTAACAGAATAGCGCATTGACTAATGATAGCAAATGATTACTTATTGATAGCAAAtgatcagtcctgaaaacatacatagaatTAATCTAATGAAGACTGAGCAGGTATATAATTTTACATATGTCTACACATATACATGGGGTTAAAAGTGAAgggagaaatgaagaaattattgtgtgaaagtaaaaaaaaatgaataaaaatcaatTCATAATAATTATCATCACAGTCTCTTCCAGagattttattgatttcaaaCAAAGTGTCAATCTAGCTAACAAATTTCTTTtctgatgaataaataaataagtaaataaacgggaaaaagttaaaaatgttaGTAAATTAGAAGTGACAGTCtaatacatggagaaaacaattaAGCAAGGAGGTTGAAAATTTACAAACACCcagaaaaatactttaaatgaAGATTATTGCCAATCAAATTTAAAACAGTGCTGATACCACTACTAAGAGCCTAAACCACAGAGAATAATGAACTTTATGGGTAGAAGACGAAGTTGAGATACAATAAAATTGACACATAGAAGAGTAAAGAGGAGCATGAATGAAATTTTCATGAAGTCTTCGATGCACTCAAGAGACCAGACCTGAAAATACATAGTCTAGTAGAATACATGTAACAAATCTATAGCAATAGACTGCATGATATTAGtgaaaaagatttattaattagTGGAATGTAATTGAGGACCCGTATAAAAACCCACACTCATACAATCATATTTATATATGTCTTTTACAAACAAGAAATATTCATTGGAGAAAAGacataatattcaaaataatGCTGCTGGTCAAACTGGTAgattaagaagaagaaaaatcattCTTTTCGTCTTATCTTATACAACATTCACATCCAAAACGGACTAAGGCCCCTAACATAAGACCTGATACCCTGATATGACAGCATGAAAAATGGACTTTACACACCTGAACTGATGCacacagaaaattatttattgAACAGCTCCCTGGTCATACAGTTATTaggaccaacaattaataaatgggacctcagaatGAAAAGAACCATATTCTGTACAGCAAACAACATTATCGCTCATGTGAACAAAACCTAGATATAGGAAAATATCTTTACAACCTGTGTATTGTACAGTGTGTTAGCGTCTAGAATGAAGAAACCCCCTCAGAAATGTACGtcaaaaaaatacaaacatcaCAACTAGGAGTGAGCCATGGAACTACAGAAAGACAGTTCTCAAACAAGGAAATACAGATTGctgagaaacactttttttttttttttaagttcagcatccttagccattaggcaAACACAAATTCAGACTATTTTGAGGTTTCATGTTACCCTGGTCAGAATAACTAAGTTCTGAAAAACCAAACGAAGACAGATGCTGGCGTCGgtgtgggaggaggaagaaagactgcGCTTCCTAAGTGTGGCAGGGTCCAGAATGCCCTACTCAGCAAAGGGACCCTTATGTGGACATCTCCAAAGTCAAAAACACGTCTACCATATGAGCTCTTTACACTGCGAGGGAATATTCACAAATAGTTAAACATCCCATTACAGACTTGTTCTAACAATACCCGGGCACCATCAACAACCTAGATAGCCATCGACTGATGAAGAAATAATTAACATCTGGTGTATTTAAACAATAGAACACTATTCCTCGATTATGAAAATAATCAGGTaaacagatgaagaaagaaacagtCTAAGTGATggaacctagaccccaaaagtcAGTTGTAGCACGTTTTTCTCATTTGTGGGTGTTATTCTTGAATTTTCAGATATGTGTGTTCCATCTGGAATAGCCAGAGAAGGCCAGAAGTTAGTGAAGATGAGCACGGTGTGGTTACCACAAAGGACTTGACAGGAGACCTTGTTTCTCAAGGTAGTACTAGAATCATAGCACACAAGGAAATAAACTTGGTGCTGACCGGAAGCCTCATCCATTCTGATTAGTTGGCACAATGCTAGAATGTTCTATACATAtcactgaaagagaaaaattatcatcAGCCATACCTATCTGCGAGACATGAACGGCTATAATAATTATTGGCCTGTCAAGATATTGCGTGGTAATGTAATTGTTGCATGAACATCACAGATGTAACCAACCACTTCATGAATGGATTTAAGTCCTGTTTTACAAGATGAAACCCATTATTGACCATTTTTAGACAAGAACCTATGTTTATATGTATTATTGACCCTAGAAGGAAACTACTGCTAATATCCTGATAAATGGATATAGTATTATACTAACTCCAATGACTTATCATTATTGCTGTAGATTTAGGCTTCTCTCAACTTCCATTAAAGAAACTGTGTTTGGAGAAGATGAGGATCAACAGAGAGACCCACAATTGTCCAAAGTGAAGAATCTAAGGCATTTCGGAATGTTTCATCATTAAATTGAACATTATACCATATCTCTCTTCAAAGGGCCCAGGGTTCACTGTGGAAAAGTGGTCACACTCTTACTATTTGCTATTTGAAATATCCAATAATGACTGGGATCAAGAAGATTCAGAATTCTTGCATATCTATTAAATTTCTCAGCAAAACAGAAGCATTTCCTTTTTGGTTAAGTAAATATAAGTTTAAATGTTACATAGATTATCTAATTCATGCCATTTAAGACACACTCAGGTAGTCTagtgttaatttaaaaatacatttacacaatggaatattcctcagcaattaaaaacaaggaaatcatgaaatttgcaggcaaatggtgagatctagaaaagcccatcccgagtgaggtatcccagaagcagaaagacacacatggtatatactcacttataaatggatattagatgtataagataggataaacatgctaaaatctgtacacctaaagaagctaaacaagaaggaggtcccagggtaagacgatcaatcttaaattagaaagacaaatgggatggacattggaagcaggagaaaacaagaaacaggacaggagcttaccatagagggcctctgaaagactctacctagcagtgtatcaaagcagatgctgagactcataaccaaaccttgggcagagtgcagggaatcatatgaaagaagggggagttaggaagACATGGAGAGAAGGGGAAtgccacaagaaccaaatatatctgggcagaggggtcttgtgtgagactgattctccaaccagggaccatgcatggataaaacctagaacccctgctcagtcatagcccatggcagcttagtatccaagtggattaCCCTAGtcagaggaacagggactgatatgaatttagtggctggctctttaacctcccccaaaccctgagggaggagcagccttgctaggccgcagaagaggacattgcagcaagtctggatgagacctgataaactagggtcagatggaaggggaggaggacctttcctcctcagtggacttgaaaatgggcagagaagagatgagggagggagggtgggattgggaggaaatgagggaggaggctacagctgatatacaaagtaaataacctgtaattaatataaaaaataagaatttaaaaacaaaacaaaacacaaagtgtcctacatttacacaatgaaataatactcacccattaaaaacaagaa is from Meriones unguiculatus strain TT.TT164.6M chromosome 9, Bangor_MerUng_6.1, whole genome shotgun sequence and encodes:
- the LOC110540638 gene encoding olfactory receptor 4N2-like — translated: METENRTVVTEFILIGLTQSHDIQRLVFALSLIFYIIILPGNILIILTIRSDPGLSAPLYFFLGNLAFLDASYSFIVAPRMLVDFFSEEKIISYKACITQLFFLHFLGGGEGLLLVVMAFDRYIAICKPLHYSTVMSPRACYVMLLALWFGGFVHSIIQVVLILHLPFCGPNHLDNFFCDVPQVIKLACTDTFVIELLMVFNSGLLTLLCFLGLLTSYAVILCHVHNSSSEGKNKAISTCTTHVIIIFLMFGPAIFIYTRPFKTLSADKVVSFFHTVIFPLMNPVIYTLRNQEVKTSMKKLIIRHMIC